The proteins below are encoded in one region of Ricinus communis isolate WT05 ecotype wild-type chromosome 6, ASM1957865v1, whole genome shotgun sequence:
- the LOC107262000 gene encoding uncharacterized protein LOC107262000: protein MPHRTRPLTALLVFTGLNVFMVSTITPVYDFVCFLPYWERRRERLRQEREAALTKGST, encoded by the exons ATGCCACATAGAACACGGCCCTTGACAGCACTATTGGTGTTTACCGGACTCAATGTTTTCATGGTGTCAACTATTACTCCAGTGTATGATTTTGTTTGCTTTCTACCTTACTGGGAAAGAAGG AGAGAGCGTCTCCGGCAGGAACGTGAAGCTGCTTTAACAAAGGGTTCTACATAA
- the LOC8265991 gene encoding WAT1-related protein At2g39510: protein MAFSAANDFYGKAKPFLAVILLQFGYAGLSIISKFALNQGMSQHVLVVYRHAVATIVITPFAILFDRKVRPKMTISIFLKILMMGLLEPTIDQNLYYTGMKYTTATFAATMCNILPAFAFIMAWILRLEKVNLKRVHSQAKLLGTIVTVGGAMIMTLVKGAKLNLPWTEGYNDIQGSSSAPTMQDTIKGASLIGVGCICWSAFIILQAITLKTYPAELSLTAFICLMGTIEGTIFAVIMERGNPSAWSIHFDTKLLACVYSGVICSGVAYYVQGVIMKSKGPVFVTAFNPLCMIIVTILGSFVLSEIVYFGRVLGALVIVIGLYLVLWGKSKDQSPSTSNNDDKVEVTTSEMDTMNERIGASDQDFVAIDLNKVRPTNESI from the exons ATGGCATTTTCAGCTGCTAATGATTTTTATGGGAAAGCAAAGCCATTTTTGGCTGTGATTCTTTTACAATTTGGGTATGCAGGCCTGTCAATAATTTCCAAGTTTGCTCTAAATCAGGGGATGAGCCAACATGTATTAGTTGTGTATAGGCATGCTGTTGCCACCATTGTCATTACTCCCTTTGCCATTCTTTTTGATAG GAAAGTGAGGCCAAAGATGACAATCTCAATCTTTCTTAAGATACTAATGATGggcttattgga GCCAACAATTGACCAGAACTTGTATTATACTGGCATGAAGTATACAACAGCAACTTTTGCTGCTACAATGTGCAATATTCTTCCTGCTTTTGCATTTATTATGGCTTGGATCTTAAG GCTTGAGAAGGTTAACCTAAAGAGAGTGCATAGCCAGGCAAAGTTGTTGGGAACAATTGTTACAGTTGGAGGAGCAATGATAATGACTTTAGTTAAAGGGGCAAAGTTAAATTTGCCATGGACAGAAGGATATAATGATATCCAAGGATCTTCCAGTGCACCAACCATGCAAGACACCATCAAGGGTGCTTCTTTGATTGGAGTAGGCTGCATTTGTTGGTCTGCTTTCATCATCCTTCAA GCAATTACGCTAAAAACATACCCAGCTGAGCTCTCTCTAACAGCTTTTATATGTCTGATGGGAACTATTGAAGGCACCATATTTGCTGTTATAATGGAAAGGGGAAATCCTTCAGCTTGGTCTATACACTTTGATACTAAGTTATTAGCTTGTGTATATAGC GGAGTAATTTGTTCAGGAGTTGCTTATTATGTTCAAGGAGTCATAATGAAATCCAAAGGCCCTGTTTTTGTGACTGCCTTCAATCCTTTATGCATGATCATTGTTACAATTTTAGGCTCCTTTGTCTTGTCAGAGATTGTGTATTTTGGAAG GGTTCTTGGGGCACTTGTCATTGTTATAGGCTTATACTTAGTATTGTGGGGTAAGAGCAAGGATCAGTCTCCTTCAACCTCAAACAATGATGATAAGGTAGAAGTAACTACTTCAGAAATGGATACTATGAATGAAAGAATTGGAGCTTCAGATCAAGACTTTGTTGCCATTGACCTTAACAAAGTGAGACCTACCAATGAATCCATTTGA
- the LOC8265992 gene encoding uncharacterized protein LOC8265992 — MSFQHKSFWMPRDTGCLTDGETGYDSNSRIEPKRGHQWFMDSTGPELFSNKKQAVESVGNRPVLGTPHVNVSPWQNASSFQSVSGQFSDRLFGTEAVRTVNMVDRNIPSAGGGNMTMVMGRKDFNDPYGSNSSMGLSMSHSIEDASGGINFGGIRKVRVNQVRDSNNDISASMGHPYSRGDKNAIIMGAAYNKGATDSISLGPAYNERGKNVISIGPNFSKEDGNFISMGHSFNKEDGNFISIGHDYTKGNGHILSMGQPYDKGDANFISMGPSYEKDASNVISMSPSFSKGSENFISMGPTYDKPNENFISMGPSYSKGDDSIISIDANYDKADSNITSMCSAQDKGDSNILSMGHNYNKGESNGISFGGFHDEPEANPPGSIISGYDVLVGNQSSAQTSEVPSQEDCVQSNADPVENNVPKANSKTDVTPKNKDGRPSKKVAPNNFPSNVKSLLSTGMLDGVPVKYISWSREKNLKGLIKGAGYLCGCQECNFTKALNAYEFERHANCKTKHPNNHIYFENGKTIYGVVQELKNTPQEMLFEAIQTVTGSPINQKNFRSWKASYQAATRELQRIYGRDEVVGSS, encoded by the exons TCTTTCCAGCACAAAAGCTTTTGGATGCCAAGAGATACTGGATGTCTAACTGATGGAGAGACAGGTTATGATAGTAACTCAAGAATTGAACCGAAGCGTGGCCATCAGTGGTTTATGGATTCCACTGGACCAGAATTGTTCAGCAACAAAAAGCAAGCAGTTGAATCTGTCGGTAATAGGCCAGTTTTGGGAACTCCTCACGTGAATGTTTCTCCATGGCAAAATGCTTCCAGTTTTCAGTCAGTTTCTGGGCAATTCAGTGACCGCCTATTTGGGACTGAGGCTGTGCGCACTGTCAATATGGTGGATAGAAATATTCCTTCTGCTGGTGGTGGAAATATGACCATGGTTATGGGAAGAAAGGATTTCAATGACCCTTATGGTAGCAATTCCTCTATGGGTTTGTCGATGTCACATTCCATTGAGGATGCCTCTGGTGGTATTAATTTTGGTGGAATCCGAAAAGTTAGAGTCAATCAAGTTAGGGACTCTAACAATGACATTTCTGCGTCCATGGGGCACCCATACAGTAGAGGAGATAAAAATGCAATTATAATGGGTGCTGCCTATAACAAGGGTGCTACCGATTCCATATCTTTGGGCCCAGCTTATAATGAAAGGGGGAAGAATGTGATTTCAATTGGCCCCAACTTCAGTAAAGAAGATGGCAACTTCATTTCAATGGGACACTCTTTCAACAAGGAAGATGGAAATTTCATATCGATCGGTCATGATTATACCAAGGGAAATGGCCATATCTTATCAATGGGTCAACCCTATGATAAGGGGGATGCTAATTTTATATCAATGGGTCCATCATATGAAAAGGATGCTAGCAATGTAATATCAATGTCTCCTTCCTTTAGCAAGGGAAGCGAAAACTTCATCTCGATGGGGCCCACCTATGATAAACCAAATGAGAATTTCATTTCTATGGGTCCCTCCTACAGCAAGGGTGATGATAGTATCATATCAATTGATGCGAACTATGACAAGGCAGATTCTAACATCACATCTATGTGTTCTGCCCAGGACAAAGGGGATTCTAATATCCTTTCCATGGGTCACAATTATAACAAGGGTGAGAGCAATGGCATATCTTTTGGAGGCTTTCATGATGAACCTGAGGCAAATCCCCCTGGCAGTATCATCAGTGGCTATGATGTATTAGTGGGTAATCAGAGCTCAGCTCAGACTTCAGAAGTACCCAGTCAGGAAGACTGTGTACAGTCAAATGCTGATCCAGTTGAGAATAATGTCCCAAAAGCTAATTCAAAAACTGATGTTACTCCCAAGAATAAAGATGGAAGGCCATCTAAGAAGGTCGCCCCAAACAACTTTCCTTCAAATGTCAAAAGTTTGTTATCAACGGGCATGCTTGATGGGGTTCCTGTGAAATATATTTCATGGTCAAGGGAG AAAAATCTTAAAGGACTTATAAAGGGAGCTGGGTATCTATGTGGGTGCCAGGAATGCAACTTCACTAAG GCTCTGAATGCTTATGAATTTGAGCGTCATGCTAACTGCAAGACCAAGCACCCCAACAATCACATTTACTTTGAGAATGGAAAAACCATTTATGGAGTTGTTCAGGAGCTGAAGAACACTCCACAAGAGATGCTATTTGAAGCAATCCAAACTGTGACTGGGTCACCAATTAATCAGAAGAATTTTCGTAGCTGGAAAG CATCATATCAAGCTGCCACCCGTGAGCTTCAGCGTATCTACGGTAGAGATGAAGTTGTCGGGTCATCTTAA